One Curtobacterium sp. BH-2-1-1 genomic region harbors:
- the purD gene encoding phosphoribosylamine--glycine ligase, whose product MRILVLGSGAREHAIITALLAEQAGHVITAAPGNAGIAADVETVSIDPTNGALVAEYALENGVELVVVGPEAPLIAGVADPVRTRGIPVFGPSKAAAQLEGSKAFAKRIMSEAAVPTGRPVYAGTVDEAVAAIDELGAPYVVKADGLAAGKGVLVTEDRQAAIDHATYWLQHGHVVVEEFLDGEEVSLFFLSDGHDVRPLSPAQDYKRLGDGDVGPNTGGMGAYSPLPWLADRWASEQAFVDEVTDLVALPTVRRLEHEGTPFVGLLYCGLIVTEQGVRVIEFNARFGDPETQVVLPRLATPLSGLMLAAATGQLGGTPAPSFRDEAAVTVVLASEGYPENPQTGRPITGIDAANAREGVSVEHAATGVLDDQLVATGGRVLSVVATGSSFAEARDRAYAGLGDITLAGAQFRTDIAAKVAR is encoded by the coding sequence GTGCGAATCCTCGTCCTCGGTTCCGGTGCCCGCGAGCACGCGATCATCACGGCCCTCCTCGCGGAGCAGGCCGGTCACGTCATCACCGCAGCGCCGGGCAACGCCGGCATCGCGGCCGACGTCGAGACCGTCTCGATCGACCCGACGAACGGTGCCCTCGTCGCCGAGTACGCGCTCGAGAACGGTGTCGAACTCGTCGTCGTCGGGCCCGAGGCGCCACTCATCGCCGGTGTCGCCGATCCGGTCCGCACGCGGGGCATCCCGGTGTTCGGTCCGAGCAAGGCCGCCGCGCAGCTCGAGGGCTCCAAGGCCTTCGCGAAGCGGATCATGTCCGAGGCGGCGGTGCCCACCGGGCGCCCGGTGTACGCCGGCACCGTCGACGAGGCCGTCGCCGCGATCGACGAGCTCGGCGCCCCCTACGTCGTGAAGGCGGACGGGCTCGCCGCCGGCAAGGGCGTCCTCGTGACCGAGGACCGCCAGGCAGCGATCGACCACGCCACCTACTGGCTGCAGCACGGCCACGTCGTGGTCGAGGAGTTCCTCGACGGCGAAGAGGTCTCCCTGTTCTTCCTGAGCGACGGGCACGACGTCCGACCGCTCAGCCCCGCACAGGACTACAAGCGACTGGGCGACGGCGACGTCGGGCCGAACACCGGTGGCATGGGCGCGTACTCGCCGCTGCCCTGGCTCGCCGACCGCTGGGCGTCCGAGCAGGCCTTCGTGGACGAGGTCACCGACCTGGTCGCACTCCCCACCGTCCGTCGGCTCGAGCACGAGGGCACGCCGTTCGTCGGCCTCCTGTACTGCGGGCTCATCGTCACCGAGCAGGGCGTCCGGGTCATCGAGTTCAACGCGCGCTTCGGCGACCCGGAGACCCAGGTCGTCCTCCCCCGCCTGGCGACCCCGCTGAGCGGGCTGATGCTCGCCGCGGCCACCGGGCAGCTCGGGGGCACCCCAGCGCCGTCGTTCCGCGACGAGGCCGCCGTGACGGTCGTGCTCGCGAGCGAGGGCTACCCGGAGAACCCGCAGACCGGTCGGCCGATCACCGGGATCGACGCCGCGAACGCGCGCGAGGGGGTCTCCGTCGAGCACGCCGCCACCGGGGTCCTCGACGACCAGCTCGTCGCGACCGGCGGGCGGGTGCTGAGCGTCGTCGCCACCGGGTCCTCCTTCGCCGAGGCCCGCGACCGCGCCTACGCCGGCCTGGGCGACATCACGCTCGCGGGAGCGCAGTTCCGCACCGACATCGCCGCGAAGGTCGCCCGATGA
- a CDS encoding DoxX family protein, protein MRTTSTSIGLTALRIVLGVVFIAHGAQKFAQGIGSVSQGFSGLGVPLAEVAAPLVAGLELVGGVFLVLGVATRIVGVLLAVDMVVAGLLVHGSAGFYSQDGGFEYVLVLAVASLAVALTGPGRFSLDAVFLLASRRRRGVEEPLPA, encoded by the coding sequence ATGCGAACGACATCGACCTCCATCGGCCTGACCGCGCTCCGCATCGTCCTCGGCGTGGTGTTCATCGCCCACGGCGCCCAGAAGTTCGCGCAGGGGATCGGCTCCGTGTCCCAGGGCTTCTCCGGCTTGGGCGTCCCCCTCGCCGAGGTCGCGGCGCCCCTCGTCGCCGGGCTCGAACTCGTCGGCGGGGTGTTCCTCGTGCTCGGCGTCGCGACCCGGATCGTGGGCGTGCTGCTCGCGGTCGACATGGTCGTGGCTGGCCTGCTCGTGCACGGGTCCGCGGGGTTCTACTCGCAGGACGGCGGGTTCGAGTACGTCCTCGTGCTCGCAGTGGCGTCCCTCGCGGTGGCGCTGACCGGGCCGGGGCGGTTCTCGCTCGACGCCGTGTTCCTGCTGGCCTCGCGCCGGCGTCGTGGCGTCGAGGAGCCCCTGCCCGCCTGA
- a CDS encoding DUF3073 domain-containing protein yields MGRGRQKAKHTKVARELKYFSPETNYGALERELSAGQHSDENSYVDRWADQYGDDQLEEDDEFEPQQDQNKSA; encoded by the coding sequence ATGGGGCGCGGCCGTCAGAAGGCGAAGCACACCAAGGTCGCCCGGGAACTGAAGTACTTCAGCCCGGAGACGAACTACGGTGCGCTCGAACGAGAGCTCTCCGCCGGGCAACACTCGGACGAGAACTCCTACGTCGACCGCTGGGCAGACCAATACGGTGATGACCAGCTCGAAGAAGACGACGAGTTCGAACCGCAGCAGGACCAGAACAAGTCCGCCTGA
- the purM gene encoding phosphoribosylformylglycinamidine cyclo-ligase: MPNPYAEAGVDTAAGDLAVELMKSAVAATHTPSVMGGVGGFAGLYDVSFLKDFSRPLLATSTDGVGTKVAIAQAIDKHDTIGQDLVGMVVDDIVVVGAKPLFMTDYIACGRVVPGRIADIVAGIARGCSETGTALVGGETAEHPGLLGPDDYDVAGAAVGAVEAGSQLGAHLVQDGDVVVAIESSGLHSNGYSLVRHILSSRGVGYTDSLPELGGLVGEALLEPTRLYTTPLLSLIEQHPGAVHSLSHVTGGGIAANLARVLPVGSWVEVDRSTWEPLPVFRVLASMAGTPIEDTEGTWNLGIGMFAVVSAAAASDVIASLGAAGLPSWAVGTISTSARDLDGFEQGAKGVDGGAVRLVGAYAG; the protein is encoded by the coding sequence ATGCCCAACCCGTACGCCGAAGCCGGAGTGGACACCGCCGCCGGTGACCTGGCCGTCGAACTCATGAAGTCCGCAGTCGCGGCCACCCACACCCCGTCGGTCATGGGCGGTGTCGGTGGCTTCGCCGGGCTCTACGACGTCTCGTTCCTGAAGGACTTCTCACGGCCGCTGCTCGCGACCTCCACCGACGGCGTCGGGACGAAGGTCGCCATCGCGCAGGCGATCGACAAGCACGACACGATCGGGCAGGACCTCGTCGGCATGGTCGTCGACGACATCGTCGTGGTCGGCGCCAAGCCGCTCTTCATGACGGACTACATCGCCTGCGGCCGGGTCGTCCCCGGGCGCATCGCGGACATCGTCGCCGGCATCGCCCGCGGTTGCTCGGAGACCGGCACCGCGCTGGTCGGGGGCGAGACGGCGGAGCACCCCGGGCTGCTCGGGCCGGACGACTACGACGTGGCCGGTGCCGCGGTCGGCGCGGTCGAGGCCGGGTCCCAGCTCGGCGCGCACCTCGTGCAGGACGGTGACGTCGTCGTGGCGATCGAGTCCTCCGGGCTGCACTCCAACGGGTACTCGCTCGTGCGGCACATCCTGTCGTCGCGCGGCGTCGGGTACACCGACTCGTTGCCGGAGCTCGGCGGCCTCGTCGGGGAAGCCCTGCTCGAGCCGACGCGCCTCTACACGACGCCGCTGCTGTCGCTCATCGAGCAGCACCCGGGCGCCGTGCACTCGCTGTCGCACGTCACGGGTGGTGGCATCGCGGCGAACCTGGCGCGCGTGCTGCCCGTCGGGTCCTGGGTCGAGGTCGATCGCTCCACGTGGGAGCCGCTCCCCGTCTTCCGTGTGCTCGCGTCGATGGCGGGCACCCCCATCGAGGACACCGAGGGTACCTGGAACCTCGGCATCGGCATGTTCGCGGTCGTGTCGGCCGCTGCGGCGTCGGACGTCATCGCGTCCCTCGGGGCCGCCGGGCTGCCGTCGTGGGCGGTCGGGACGATCTCGACCTCGGCGCGTGACCTCGACGGGTTCGAGCAGGGCGCGAAGGGCGTCGACGGCGGCGCGGTGCGGCTCGTGGGGGCGTACGCGGGCTGA
- a CDS encoding phosphoribosylaminoimidazolesuccinocarboxamide synthase has translation MSPAPVLDGWQHVSSGKVRELYVPSGTADVASATELLLVASDRVSAYDFALEPPIPGKGELLTRLSRFWFTQLADVPNHLIAPSAGGTPVPSSVASRSMHVMPLEMFPVECVVRGYLVGSGWAEYQQSGSVCGVPLPAGLSNGDQLPEPIYTPAYKAPQGEHDENISFEQTVDLVGSDVATQLRDLSLRVYSEAAAIALDRGVVIADTKFEFGRDASGQIRIADEVLTSDSSRYWDARSGNRTESFDKQIVRDWLSANWDRQGTPPVLPEAIVARTAERYRELIERLGA, from the coding sequence ATGAGCCCGGCGCCCGTCCTCGACGGCTGGCAGCACGTCTCCTCCGGCAAGGTCCGCGAGCTCTACGTCCCCTCCGGCACCGCCGACGTCGCGAGCGCCACCGAGCTGCTCCTCGTCGCGTCCGACCGGGTGAGCGCCTACGACTTCGCGCTCGAGCCGCCGATCCCGGGCAAGGGCGAGCTCCTCACCCGGCTGTCCCGCTTCTGGTTCACCCAGCTGGCCGACGTGCCGAACCACCTCATCGCGCCGTCCGCCGGCGGGACCCCGGTGCCGTCGTCGGTGGCATCGCGTTCCATGCACGTCATGCCGCTCGAGATGTTCCCGGTCGAGTGCGTCGTCCGCGGGTACCTCGTCGGCAGCGGGTGGGCCGAGTACCAGCAGTCCGGCAGTGTCTGCGGCGTGCCCCTCCCCGCCGGTCTGTCGAACGGCGACCAGCTGCCCGAACCGATCTACACGCCGGCGTACAAGGCGCCGCAGGGTGAGCACGACGAGAACATCTCCTTCGAGCAGACGGTCGACCTCGTCGGGTCCGACGTCGCGACGCAGCTGCGGGACCTCTCGCTCCGCGTGTACTCCGAGGCGGCGGCGATCGCGCTCGACCGCGGGGTGGTCATCGCGGACACGAAGTTCGAGTTCGGGCGCGATGCCTCGGGGCAGATCCGGATCGCCGACGAGGTCCTGACGAGCGACTCCAGCCGCTACTGGGACGCCCGGTCGGGGAACCGCACGGAGTCGTTCGACAAGCAGATCGTGCGGGACTGGCTCAGCGCGAACTGGGATCGGCAGGGGACGCCGCCGGTGCTGCCCGAGGCGATCGTGGCGCGGACGGCCGAGCGCTACCGCGAGCTCATCGAGCGCCTGGGCGCGTAG
- a CDS encoding NAD(P)-binding domain-containing protein, whose product MTDDAQAPADQHARVVVIGAGQAGLSVGYHLRRLGLTPGSDLVLLDRAPSTGGAWQFRWEALRLGAAHRVHDLPGMNAMGLRFDDADRSRPARDVVGEYYRRFEQHYDLRVRRPVSVSSVSRIGDSPGASGGLCVTVRTADGRASRIGAEVVVNASGTWGTPFVPWYPGRDAFGGRQLDTTEYRSAAEFAGQDVVVVGGGTSAIGFLLELDGVAARTRWFTRRPAVWSESAALDLESAVAAVDEQDRAARAGETLPSIVSGTGVPVSRRIRAGLERGVLQDSPMFTRLDETGVVTADGEHVHADAVIWATGFRADLRHLAPLHLRTAAGGIVVEDGRSVDQPRLFLAGYGPQASTIGANRAGRRIARQVMDVLAGDDAGSAPAVGSD is encoded by the coding sequence ATGACAGACGACGCGCAGGCCCCGGCCGACCAGCACGCCCGGGTCGTGGTGATCGGCGCGGGTCAGGCCGGCCTCTCGGTGGGATACCACCTCCGCCGGCTCGGCCTGACGCCGGGGAGCGATCTGGTGCTGCTCGACCGGGCGCCGAGCACGGGTGGAGCCTGGCAGTTCCGGTGGGAGGCCCTCCGCCTCGGAGCCGCGCACCGCGTGCACGACCTGCCCGGGATGAACGCGATGGGCCTCCGGTTCGACGACGCGGACCGGTCGCGACCGGCGCGGGACGTCGTCGGCGAGTACTACCGGCGCTTCGAGCAGCACTACGACCTGCGGGTCCGTCGACCAGTCTCGGTGTCGTCCGTGTCGCGCATCGGGGACAGCCCCGGAGCGTCCGGAGGCCTGTGCGTCACCGTCCGGACCGCCGACGGGCGAGCGAGCCGGATCGGCGCCGAGGTCGTCGTGAACGCCTCCGGGACCTGGGGCACGCCGTTCGTCCCGTGGTACCCGGGTCGCGATGCCTTCGGGGGTCGGCAGCTGGACACGACGGAGTACCGGAGCGCGGCGGAGTTCGCCGGTCAGGACGTGGTGGTGGTCGGCGGTGGCACGAGCGCGATCGGGTTCCTGCTCGAGCTCGACGGCGTCGCCGCGCGGACCCGGTGGTTCACCCGGCGGCCGGCGGTGTGGTCGGAGTCGGCGGCGCTCGACCTCGAGTCCGCGGTGGCGGCGGTCGACGAGCAGGACCGGGCCGCACGGGCGGGGGAGACCCTGCCGAGCATCGTCTCCGGCACCGGTGTCCCCGTGTCGCGCCGGATCCGTGCCGGACTCGAGCGGGGTGTGCTGCAGGACTCGCCGATGTTCACCCGGCTCGACGAGACCGGTGTGGTCACGGCCGACGGGGAGCACGTGCACGCCGACGCCGTGATCTGGGCGACCGGGTTCCGTGCGGACCTGCGGCACCTCGCGCCGCTGCACCTGCGGACCGCGGCCGGGGGCATCGTGGTCGAGGACGGTCGGTCGGTGGACCAGCCGCGGTTGTTCCTCGCGGGGTACGGACCACAGGCGTCGACCATCGGGGCGAACCGTGCCGGGCGGCGGATCGCCCGGCAGGTGATGGACGTGCTCGCGGGTGACGATGCGGGATCGGCGCCGGCGGTCGGGTCCGACTGA
- the purF gene encoding amidophosphoribosyltransferase → MCGIVGLVAQGPANQSIYDALLLLQHRGQDSTGIATVEGHIHHMHKTRGHVRESFRTRDMRALLGTMGLGHVRYATKGAASNEEEAQPFYVNAPYGIVLVHNGNLTNTRELTRELFDIDRRHLNTSSDTELLVNVLAHELQGQVRGKDLDPGQVFDAVERVHERVEGSYAAIATIAGHGLLAFRDPFGIRPLILGHKFDEAGKPEWVVASESLVLESGGYEIVRDVAPGEAIFIEMNGQMHARQCARNPRLVPCSFEYVYLARPDSVMNGISVYDARLRLGNRLADTIAQYAPTGDIDVVMPIPDSSRPAAMQVAQKLGIEYREGFYKNRYVGRTFIMPGQAERKRSVRQKLNAMSSEFKGKNILIVDDSIVRGTTSREIVEMARAAGANEVTFTSAAPPVRYPHVYGINMPTRAELIAHDRKIPEINKVLGSDHLIYQEIGDMRDAIIEGSDVTDLEMSCFTGEYVTGTVSPEYLSWVEANQLS, encoded by the coding sequence ATGTGCGGCATCGTCGGCCTCGTTGCACAGGGCCCCGCCAACCAATCCATCTACGACGCACTGCTCCTCCTGCAACACCGGGGACAGGACTCGACGGGCATCGCCACGGTCGAGGGTCACATCCACCACATGCACAAGACCCGCGGTCACGTGCGGGAGTCCTTCCGCACCCGTGACATGCGCGCCCTGCTGGGCACCATGGGCCTCGGGCACGTCCGGTACGCCACCAAGGGTGCCGCCAGCAACGAGGAAGAGGCCCAGCCGTTCTACGTGAACGCGCCCTACGGCATCGTCCTCGTGCACAACGGCAACCTGACGAACACGCGGGAACTCACCCGTGAGCTGTTCGACATCGACCGGCGGCACCTCAACACGAGTTCCGACACCGAGTTGCTGGTGAACGTGCTCGCGCACGAGCTCCAGGGCCAGGTGCGCGGCAAGGACCTCGACCCCGGGCAGGTCTTCGACGCCGTCGAGCGCGTGCACGAGCGGGTCGAGGGCTCCTACGCCGCCATCGCGACCATCGCCGGGCACGGGCTGCTGGCGTTCCGCGACCCGTTCGGCATCCGCCCGCTGATCCTCGGGCACAAGTTCGACGAGGCCGGCAAGCCGGAGTGGGTCGTCGCCTCCGAGTCCCTCGTGCTCGAGTCCGGCGGCTACGAGATCGTCCGCGACGTCGCCCCCGGTGAAGCGATCTTCATCGAGATGAACGGCCAGATGCACGCCCGTCAGTGCGCGAGGAACCCGCGCCTGGTGCCGTGCTCGTTCGAGTACGTCTACCTCGCCCGTCCCGACTCCGTGATGAACGGCATCTCGGTGTACGACGCCCGCCTCCGGCTGGGCAACCGCCTGGCGGACACGATCGCGCAGTACGCCCCCACCGGTGACATCGACGTGGTCATGCCGATCCCGGACTCGAGCCGCCCGGCCGCGATGCAGGTCGCGCAGAAGCTCGGCATCGAGTACCGCGAGGGCTTCTACAAGAACCGCTACGTCGGCCGCACGTTCATCATGCCGGGGCAGGCGGAGCGCAAGCGGTCCGTGCGCCAGAAGCTCAACGCGATGTCGTCCGAGTTCAAGGGCAAGAACATCCTCATCGTCGACGACTCGATCGTGCGCGGCACCACGAGCCGCGAGATCGTCGAGATGGCCCGCGCCGCCGGTGCGAACGAGGTCACGTTCACGAGCGCCGCTCCCCCGGTCCGGTACCCGCACGTCTACGGCATCAACATGCCGACCCGCGCGGAGCTCATCGCGCACGACCGGAAGATCCCGGAGATCAACAAGGTGCTCGGCAGCGACCACCTGATCTACCAGGAGATCGGCGACATGCGCGACGCGATCATCGAGGGCTCCGACGTCACGGACCTCGAGATGAGCTGCTTCACGGGCGAGTACGTCACGGGCACGGTCAGCCCGGAGTACCTGTCCTGGGTCGAGGCCAACCAGCTCAGCTGA
- a CDS encoding DUF3072 domain-containing protein, with protein sequence MSDADPIDDRTDQPETLGGARPDPSTDASKDPEQWVTGDEPMTGPQRSYLDTLAREAGEELPADLTKAEASEHIDRLQQQTGRGADS encoded by the coding sequence ATGAGTGACGCAGACCCGATCGACGACCGCACCGACCAGCCCGAGACCCTCGGCGGAGCCCGCCCCGACCCCAGCACCGACGCCAGCAAGGACCCCGAGCAGTGGGTCACCGGTGACGAGCCCATGACCGGGCCGCAGCGCAGCTACCTCGACACCCTCGCCCGCGAGGCCGGCGAGGAACTCCCCGCCGACCTCACCAAGGCCGAGGCCTCGGAGCACATCGACCGCCTGCAGCAGCAGACCGGGCGCGGCGCCGATTCCTGA
- a CDS encoding helix-turn-helix transcriptional regulator: protein MRERTARGSRIPARIGWPILQRREEDRAVSVVAEHRWSVALVGAPGLGKSSAAVRVTDRVSGRDTSGRTLVVPITAVAASRSMPFGAVAERFGELPGSLAELVGAGGAEQRLRESEELTDRDVLLRVDDADHLDAISARYVAWLVREQGARLVLTCRDFTALPEPLRALWQDDLLERIDLEPLDLHETSSLIAEALGAQLETASAERVHRATAGNPLYIREVVRSALASGALDQTATGWYWRGRVTASNSLADMYRTELGSLPEDLRDVVDIVALADPIPLARLIGLVSGGDVDRVVALGLVRIDSLEDGAAVVRPSHPLVGEVVRALVPVARRTALFARANAFRTDRPEGAPPAARLRAALWSLECGVLPPVDQLLDAAQVAVRLQEHESGIALASAALRTTLSPSERVAAHCLRSLAHSYSTGREAGRADAEAAWAVVCSAPTEVDDHAVIEACETLANIRQFHDDDVLAAVALTDVAARFVSGDAVERLRLLRLAHLGWGGSFDEVRAELERSGIVHAATVPFAFLCLAPCAVMALATGGRLDEAAAFGRACLATAVEHLEDAPWSVGEIVSVLHQLQVWRGDIADLITEVPVRRSSPYLKYDFTLELIGEGNLALGQRRWDDAIAAFSAACERYDVADHGGFAAYPWARLAMSYAYAGRAEEASAALERARSTPLRAMRIIGEQIAVTIAWTEAVLGNPAGLRHADDIIERGTASGSWTHVMYAQTLHYTNDMLNGRDSAASLERMRDAATRVDGPLAGAIVEYAEAIRADERTRIIAAQGVLASHGMAVSAGRVKPPLTNREYEVAELAAQGMSNRRIAEVLGLSVRTIDAHLSRVFTKWDLHARTELAELL, encoded by the coding sequence ATGCGCGAACGGACCGCTCGTGGTTCCCGGATCCCGGCGCGGATCGGCTGGCCGATCCTCCAGCGTCGCGAGGAGGACCGAGCCGTCTCCGTCGTCGCCGAGCACCGGTGGAGCGTCGCACTCGTCGGGGCTCCCGGTCTCGGCAAGAGCTCGGCGGCGGTGCGGGTCACCGACCGCGTCTCCGGGCGTGACACCTCCGGCCGGACCCTCGTCGTGCCGATCACCGCCGTCGCCGCCAGCCGCTCGATGCCGTTCGGCGCGGTGGCCGAGCGCTTCGGGGAGCTCCCCGGGTCGCTCGCCGAGCTCGTCGGTGCCGGGGGTGCCGAGCAGCGCCTCCGCGAGAGCGAGGAGCTCACCGACCGTGACGTCCTCCTGCGCGTGGACGACGCCGACCACCTCGACGCGATCTCGGCGCGGTACGTGGCGTGGCTCGTCCGCGAGCAGGGTGCCCGTCTCGTGCTGACGTGCCGCGACTTCACCGCGCTCCCCGAACCCCTGCGCGCCCTGTGGCAGGACGACCTGCTGGAGCGCATCGACCTCGAACCGCTCGACCTGCACGAGACCTCGTCCCTCATCGCCGAGGCGCTCGGTGCCCAGCTCGAGACGGCGTCGGCGGAGCGGGTGCACCGCGCCACCGCCGGCAACCCGCTCTACATCCGCGAGGTCGTCCGGTCCGCACTCGCCTCCGGTGCCCTCGACCAGACCGCGACGGGCTGGTACTGGCGGGGCCGGGTGACGGCGTCGAACAGCCTCGCCGACATGTACCGGACCGAGCTCGGCTCGCTGCCGGAGGACCTCCGCGACGTGGTCGACATCGTCGCCCTCGCGGACCCGATCCCCCTCGCGCGGCTGATCGGGCTCGTCAGCGGCGGGGACGTCGACCGGGTGGTGGCGCTCGGCCTCGTCCGGATCGACTCGCTCGAGGACGGCGCCGCGGTCGTCCGGCCGTCGCACCCGCTCGTCGGCGAGGTCGTCCGGGCACTCGTCCCAGTCGCCCGGCGCACGGCGCTGTTCGCCCGCGCCAACGCGTTCCGCACCGACCGCCCCGAGGGCGCCCCGCCGGCCGCCCGGCTCCGTGCCGCGCTGTGGTCGCTGGAGTGCGGCGTGCTGCCCCCGGTCGACCAGTTGCTCGACGCCGCCCAGGTCGCCGTCCGGCTGCAGGAGCACGAGAGCGGCATCGCCCTCGCCTCGGCGGCCCTGCGCACCACGCTCAGCCCGAGCGAACGGGTCGCCGCGCACTGCCTGCGGTCGCTCGCGCACTCGTACAGCACCGGTCGCGAGGCCGGTCGCGCCGACGCCGAGGCCGCCTGGGCCGTGGTGTGCTCGGCCCCGACCGAGGTCGACGACCACGCCGTGATCGAGGCGTGCGAGACCCTCGCGAACATCCGGCAGTTCCACGACGACGACGTCCTCGCCGCGGTGGCCCTCACCGACGTCGCCGCACGGTTCGTCTCCGGCGACGCCGTCGAACGGCTCCGGCTGCTGCGGCTCGCCCACCTCGGGTGGGGCGGCAGCTTCGACGAGGTCCGTGCCGAACTCGAGCGCTCGGGCATCGTGCACGCGGCGACGGTGCCGTTCGCCTTCCTCTGCCTGGCGCCGTGCGCGGTGATGGCCCTCGCGACCGGGGGTCGGCTGGACGAGGCGGCGGCGTTCGGCCGGGCCTGCCTGGCGACCGCGGTCGAGCACCTCGAGGACGCCCCCTGGAGCGTCGGCGAGATCGTCTCCGTGCTGCACCAGCTGCAGGTCTGGCGGGGCGACATCGCCGACCTCATCACCGAGGTCCCGGTCCGCCGGTCCAGCCCCTACCTGAAGTACGACTTCACGCTCGAGCTCATCGGCGAGGGCAACCTCGCGCTCGGCCAGCGGCGCTGGGACGACGCCATCGCCGCGTTCTCCGCCGCCTGCGAGCGGTACGACGTGGCGGACCACGGCGGGTTCGCGGCCTACCCGTGGGCACGGCTCGCGATGTCGTACGCCTACGCCGGCCGCGCCGAGGAAGCCTCAGCAGCGCTCGAACGCGCCCGGTCGACGCCGCTCCGGGCGATGCGGATCATCGGCGAGCAGATCGCGGTGACGATCGCGTGGACCGAGGCGGTGCTCGGCAACCCGGCGGGCCTGCGGCACGCGGACGACATCATCGAGCGCGGGACGGCGAGTGGGTCCTGGACGCACGTCATGTACGCGCAGACGCTGCACTACACGAACGACATGCTGAACGGGCGGGACTCCGCCGCGTCCCTCGAACGGATGCGCGACGCCGCCACCCGGGTCGACGGACCGCTCGCGGGAGCCATCGTCGAGTACGCCGAGGCGATCCGCGCCGACGAACGGACCCGGATCATCGCGGCCCAGGGCGTGCTCGCGTCGCACGGGATGGCGGTGTCGGCCGGACGGGTGAAGCCACCGCTGACCAACCGCGAGTACGAGGTCGCGGAGCTCGCCGCACAGGGCATGAGCAACCGCCGCATCGCCGAGGTACTCGGCCTCAGCGTGCGCACGATCGACGCCCATCTGTCACGGGTGTTCACGAAGTGGGACCTGCACGCGCGCACGGAGCTCGCCGAGCTGCTCTGA
- a CDS encoding sterol carrier family protein codes for MPPRRIEDAEGRAALTAVQQGATARPTLATAVRWSLQRLAEDVPGNSVEVRVPPFAAVQAVPGPRHTRGTPPNVVETDAATWLALATGELRWDEAVAQARVSASGSRADLTDFLPVRLAV; via the coding sequence ATGCCACCCAGGAGGATCGAGGACGCGGAGGGCCGCGCCGCGCTCACCGCCGTGCAGCAGGGGGCTACCGCTCGGCCGACCCTGGCGACTGCGGTGCGGTGGTCGTTGCAGCGCCTCGCGGAGGACGTGCCCGGCAACAGCGTCGAGGTGCGGGTCCCGCCGTTCGCGGCGGTCCAGGCCGTCCCCGGTCCCCGGCACACCCGTGGGACGCCGCCGAACGTGGTCGAGACGGACGCGGCCACGTGGCTCGCGCTCGCCACCGGCGAGCTGCGCTGGGACGAGGCCGTCGCGCAGGCGCGCGTCAGCGCGTCCGGGTCGCGTGCGGACCTGACGGACTTCCTGCCGGTGCGTCTGGCCGTCTGA